The Candidatus Hydrogenedens sp. genome contains a region encoding:
- a CDS encoding aldo/keto reductase → MLYKEYGKTGLKVSRLGMGGMRFEEPHKTEKMAEVLIRAYELGINFFDTAPSYCDDQSEVIYGYAFKQMKKPRSSFYVCSKTMADNPKDIREACMRSLDRLGLDYLDFYYVWCLVHPEDLPKRKKNGVLDGFRQLKEEGLIKHICVSTHLEHKKIAEMLDQGEGLFEGMLIGLSAINFPLRYPGVVEAGKRGMGVVTMNTLGGGIITQHPERFSFLMKEGDKSILDSAIRFNLSLPEITVALVGFRNVNDVETAVESVNRFEQMDWSEIEAMQKHIAEVQHDFCTQCGYCEGCPAEIPIVRLMDTYNYRLLFGPEKAMEHLKWHWWTEDIRSIINRCTQCRHCEEECTQSLPILERFEELCKDYDEWKKKN, encoded by the coding sequence ATGTTATATAAGGAGTATGGCAAAACAGGTTTAAAAGTTTCGCGATTAGGTATGGGAGGTATGCGTTTCGAGGAACCACATAAGACAGAGAAAATGGCTGAAGTGCTTATTCGTGCGTATGAATTAGGGATAAATTTTTTTGATACCGCTCCATCTTATTGTGATGACCAGAGCGAAGTTATCTATGGTTATGCATTCAAACAGATGAAAAAACCTCGAAGTAGTTTTTATGTATGTTCCAAAACGATGGCGGATAACCCCAAAGATATTCGCGAAGCATGTATGCGTAGTCTGGACAGGCTCGGTCTGGATTATCTGGACTTCTATTATGTTTGGTGTTTGGTGCATCCTGAAGATCTACCGAAGCGAAAGAAAAACGGAGTATTGGACGGCTTCCGCCAATTAAAAGAAGAAGGACTGATTAAACACATTTGTGTTTCTACTCATCTGGAACATAAAAAAATTGCAGAGATGTTAGACCAGGGCGAGGGTTTATTTGAAGGAATGTTAATCGGTTTAAGCGCAATTAATTTCCCTTTGCGTTATCCCGGTGTTGTAGAGGCTGGAAAACGGGGTATGGGTGTGGTTACAATGAATACCTTAGGAGGTGGAATTATTACCCAACATCCCGAACGGTTTTCATTCCTGATGAAAGAAGGAGATAAAAGTATTCTTGACTCCGCTATTCGGTTTAACCTATCCCTTCCCGAAATAACCGTAGCATTAGTGGGTTTCCGCAATGTAAACGATGTCGAAACCGCGGTCGAAAGTGTGAACCGATTCGAGCAGATGGACTGGTCTGAGATTGAAGCCATGCAAAAACACATAGCGGAAGTTCAACACGATTTTTGCACCCAATGCGGGTATTGCGAAGGTTGTCCTGCAGAAATACCCATCGTGCGATTAATGGACACATACAACTATCGGCTCTTATTCGGTCCCGAAAAGGCAATGGAACATCTGAAATGGCACTGGTGGACCGAAGACATCCGCAGTATTATAAATAGATGTACCCAATGCCGACATTGCGAAGAAGAATGCACACAGAGCCTCCCCATTCTGGAGCGGTTTGAGGAGTTATGCAAAGACTACGATGAATGGAAGAAGAAAAATTAA